The Desmonostoc muscorum LEGE 12446 genome includes a region encoding these proteins:
- the nifJ gene encoding pyruvate:ferredoxin (flavodoxin) oxidoreductase, with the protein MNKRSFATIDGNEAVAQVVYRLNEVIAIYPITPSSPMAEWADAWASEGKPNIWGTVPSVVEMQSEGGVAGAVHGALQTGSLTTTFTASQGLLLMIPNMYKIAGELTPTVFHIAARSLAAQALSIFGDHSDVMAARGTGFAMLCAASVQEAQDFALIATRATLESRIPFLHFFDGFRTSHEINKLETLTPDDLREFIPDELVFAHRSRALTPDKPVLRGTTQNPDVYFQARETVNPYYLACADITQKVMDEFGAMTGRQYQLFEYHGHRAAERVIVLMGSGCEAVHEIVDYLNASGEQVGVLKVRLYRPFDAKRFVAALPETTRAIAVLDRTKEPGASGEPLYLDVVTAIHEAWEQRSRGEELSPLPKIVGGRYGLSSKEFTPAMIQAVFDNLAAAEPKNHFTIGINDDVTHTSLNYDPEFSIEADNIIRAIFYGLGADGTVGANKNSIKIIGEETNNYAQGYFVYDSKKSGSVTVSHLRFGSQLIHSTYLITKANFIACHQWEFLEKFPILKDIVPGGTFLVNSPYEKDEIWDRLPPSVQEQIIQKHLKFYVINAYKVARQAGMAGRINTVMQVCFFALSGVLPREEAIAKIKNSISKAYGKKGDEIVQMNLKAVDTTLENLYPVPSPQSPVPSLQSPLPTPQSPLPILSKMIARQGDELPVSALPADGTYPTGTAKWEKRNIAQEIPVWDTDVCIQCGKCVMVCPHSVIRSKVYEPQQLENAPPTFKSANAKDHDWQGLKYTIQVAAEDCTGCGICVDVCPAKNKSELRRKAINMAPQRPLREQERENWDFFLSIPNPDRSHLKLTHINQQQMQEPLFEFSGACAGCGETPYIKLATQLFGDRMIVANATGCSSIYGGNLPTTPWTHNSEGRGPAWSNSLFEDNAEFGLGFRISIDKQAEFAAELLKQLTTNVGQELVNSILNAEQKDEADIWEQRENIALLKQKLDKILTTEIDSNLKSKIQNLKSIADYLVKKSVWIIGGDGWGYDIGFGGLDHVLASGHNVNILILDTEVYSNTGGQMSKATPKAAVTKFAAGGKAAPKKDLGLMAMTYGNVYIASVAMGARDEHTLKAFLEAEAYQGPSLIIAYSHCIAHGINMSTAMQNQKAAVDSGQWLLYRFNPDRIQQGENPLQLDSRTPKLPLEQYMYLENRFKMLTKSNEQVAQHLLQEAQADVKIRWQMYQYLAARNY; encoded by the coding sequence ATGAACAAGAGAAGCTTTGCAACCATAGACGGCAATGAAGCTGTTGCTCAAGTCGTCTATCGACTCAATGAAGTAATTGCCATTTACCCAATTACTCCTTCTTCACCAATGGCTGAGTGGGCAGATGCTTGGGCTAGTGAAGGAAAACCTAATATTTGGGGTACTGTTCCCTCGGTGGTAGAGATGCAGAGTGAAGGCGGTGTGGCTGGTGCTGTACATGGTGCTTTGCAAACTGGTTCACTGACAACCACATTTACAGCATCCCAGGGATTATTGTTGATGATCCCCAATATGTACAAAATTGCTGGAGAATTAACACCTACAGTATTTCATATTGCGGCGCGATCGCTAGCCGCACAAGCCCTCTCCATTTTCGGTGACCACAGTGATGTTATGGCAGCCCGTGGTACTGGTTTTGCCATGCTGTGTGCCGCATCGGTGCAAGAAGCACAAGATTTTGCTTTAATCGCCACACGAGCAACCTTAGAATCACGAATACCCTTTCTGCACTTTTTTGATGGCTTTCGTACTTCCCATGAAATTAACAAACTAGAAACTTTAACACCAGATGACTTACGAGAATTCATTCCCGATGAATTAGTATTCGCCCATCGTTCACGCGCCCTCACCCCGGACAAACCAGTTTTGCGCGGTACAACCCAAAACCCTGATGTCTACTTCCAAGCCAGAGAAACTGTCAATCCTTACTATCTTGCTTGTGCAGACATCACCCAGAAAGTCATGGATGAATTTGGCGCGATGACTGGGCGACAATACCAACTATTTGAATACCACGGTCACCGAGCAGCTGAACGAGTTATTGTGCTGATGGGTTCCGGTTGTGAGGCTGTACATGAAATAGTAGATTACCTCAACGCCAGTGGTGAGCAAGTGGGCGTTTTAAAAGTACGGCTATATCGCCCATTTGACGCCAAACGGTTTGTCGCCGCCTTACCAGAAACTACCCGTGCGATCGCAGTTTTAGACCGCACCAAAGAACCAGGCGCATCTGGCGAACCATTGTATTTAGATGTAGTAACTGCTATTCATGAAGCGTGGGAGCAGAGGAGCAGAGGAGAAGAATTGTCCCCTCTGCCCAAAATTGTGGGTGGTCGTTATGGTTTATCTTCTAAAGAATTCACGCCAGCGATGATTCAAGCTGTCTTTGATAACCTGGCTGCGGCTGAACCAAAAAATCATTTTACTATCGGTATTAACGATGATGTCACCCACACCAGCTTGAATTATGACCCCGAATTTAGCATTGAAGCAGACAATATAATCAGAGCTATTTTTTATGGTTTGGGTGCAGATGGGACAGTAGGCGCTAATAAAAACTCAATCAAAATTATTGGCGAAGAAACAAACAATTACGCTCAAGGATATTTTGTTTACGACTCCAAAAAATCAGGGTCAGTCACAGTTTCTCATCTCCGTTTTGGCTCACAATTAATTCACTCGACCTATTTAATCACTAAAGCTAACTTTATCGCCTGTCACCAATGGGAATTTCTCGAAAAATTTCCTATTCTTAAAGACATTGTACCAGGCGGAACATTCTTAGTTAATTCTCCTTATGAAAAGGATGAGATTTGGGATCGTCTGCCACCATCAGTACAAGAGCAAATTATTCAAAAACATCTGAAATTTTATGTAATTAATGCCTATAAAGTAGCCCGTCAAGCAGGCATGGCTGGTAGAATTAATACAGTAATGCAGGTTTGTTTCTTCGCCTTATCGGGTGTATTGCCACGAGAAGAAGCGATCGCTAAAATTAAAAACTCCATCTCTAAGGCTTACGGCAAGAAAGGCGACGAAATTGTACAAATGAACCTGAAAGCCGTAGATACCACATTAGAAAACCTGTACCCAGTCCCCAGTCCCCAGTCCCCAGTCCCCAGTCTCCAATCCCCACTCCCTACTCCCCAATCCCCACTCCCCATCCTAAGTAAAATGATTGCCCGTCAAGGTGATGAACTACCAGTTAGCGCTTTACCAGCAGACGGTACTTATCCCACTGGTACGGCAAAATGGGAAAAGCGTAACATTGCCCAGGAAATACCTGTTTGGGATACAGATGTCTGCATTCAGTGTGGCAAGTGTGTAATGGTGTGCCCTCACAGTGTCATCCGTAGTAAGGTTTACGAACCGCAGCAGTTAGAAAATGCACCACCGACATTTAAAAGTGCTAATGCTAAAGACCACGATTGGCAAGGTTTGAAATACACTATCCAAGTCGCAGCAGAAGATTGTACAGGCTGCGGTATTTGCGTAGATGTTTGTCCGGCGAAGAATAAATCAGAACTACGGCGCAAAGCCATTAATATGGCACCGCAAAGACCATTACGCGAACAAGAACGGGAAAATTGGGATTTCTTTTTAAGTATTCCCAATCCAGATAGAAGCCATCTAAAGCTGACTCATATCAACCAACAGCAAATGCAAGAACCGTTGTTTGAATTTTCTGGGGCTTGCGCTGGTTGTGGTGAGACACCTTATATTAAATTAGCAACGCAGTTATTTGGCGATCGCATGATTGTTGCCAACGCCACAGGTTGTTCTTCTATCTATGGCGGGAATTTACCCACCACCCCCTGGACGCACAATAGCGAAGGACGCGGCCCAGCTTGGTCAAATTCGTTATTTGAAGATAACGCCGAATTTGGACTTGGTTTTCGCATTTCCATTGATAAACAAGCAGAATTCGCCGCTGAATTACTCAAACAACTGACAACAAATGTGGGTCAGGAACTGGTAAATAGTATTCTCAATGCCGAACAAAAAGACGAAGCTGATATTTGGGAACAGCGAGAAAACATAGCGCTGTTAAAACAGAAGTTAGATAAAATTTTGACTACGGAAATAGACTCAAATCTAAAATCTAAAATCCAAAATCTAAAATCGATTGCTGATTATTTAGTAAAAAAGAGTGTTTGGATTATTGGTGGTGATGGCTGGGGTTATGATATCGGCTTTGGAGGACTAGATCACGTCTTAGCCAGTGGACACAACGTTAATATTTTGATTCTTGATACTGAAGTTTATTCCAACACAGGTGGACAAATGTCTAAAGCCACACCCAAAGCAGCTGTAACTAAATTTGCGGCTGGAGGTAAAGCTGCACCTAAAAAAGACTTGGGTTTAATGGCCATGACTTACGGCAATGTTTATATTGCCAGCGTCGCAATGGGCGCACGAGATGAACACACTCTTAAGGCATTCTTGGAAGCCGAAGCTTATCAAGGACCATCATTAATTATTGCCTACAGTCATTGCATTGCCCACGGAATTAATATGAGTACGGCAATGCAAAATCAAAAAGCTGCCGTCGATTCAGGTCAATGGTTACTATATCGATTTAATCCAGACCGGATTCAGCAAGGAGAAAACCCACTACAACTTGATTCACGCACACCAAAGTTACCCCTAGAGCAATATATGTATCTAGAAAACCGCTTTAAAATGTTGACTAAGAGTAACGAACAAGTGGCACAGCATTTACTTCAAGAAGCTCAAGCAGATGTAAAAATCCGTTGGCAGATGTATCAATATTTGGCAGCCAGAAATTATTAA
- a CDS encoding Ycf34 family protein, translating into MCICVNCHYVDSCLTYHAVEGQHQQPHLTETPDFEPNEPSINVNIRTKDDVIEMEWDVVGCLSFKREMGKWSKLRPGELVPT; encoded by the coding sequence ATGTGTATTTGCGTGAACTGCCACTATGTAGACAGCTGTCTCACCTATCATGCCGTAGAAGGGCAGCACCAACAACCCCACTTGACGGAAACCCCAGATTTTGAACCGAATGAACCTTCTATCAACGTCAACATCCGTACAAAAGACGATGTGATTGAAATGGAGTGGGATGTTGTTGGGTGTTTGAGCTTTAAGCGAGAAATGGGTAAATGGTCGAAATTGCGTCCTGGTGAATTAGTACCGACTTGA
- a CDS encoding CCA tRNA nucleotidyltransferase, with amino-acid sequence MHSFIASTLAPENWPFSLALLPQPAYMVGGAVRDAILGRTREYLDLDFVIPSNAVKVAKAIAHHYNAGFVLLDAERQIARVVFPHATADFAQQEGDSLEVDLHRRDFTINAIAYNPHTQEIIDPLQGYADLQQGILRMVSPANLKDDPLRLMRAYRQAAQLNFTIESATQTTIRSLASHISTVAAERFRVEIGYLLANAQGTPWITTAWEDGLLTPFFKNATRESLNKLAAVDNAAVLLAQNWQQLGVQLQAYVRDSIKTTWLAIAKLASLVNPNPELAEIELQELTYSRAEVRGVTTALKLSPHLKVANMSLREQYFLFQDADIVFPATVVLAVAFDNLVEAMSGDNQLNTAVATTQGTHAARCLVFAPLINRYLNPDDLVAHPTPLVSGKDLIIALDIPASPIVGKLLTEIAIAQAEGKISTPTDAIAFARELIEAKMMN; translated from the coding sequence ATGCATTCTTTTATTGCTTCTACCCTAGCTCCCGAAAATTGGCCTTTTAGCTTGGCGTTATTGCCACAACCTGCTTACATGGTGGGTGGCGCTGTACGGGATGCCATCCTTGGCAGAACCCGCGAATACTTGGATCTAGATTTTGTTATCCCATCTAACGCGGTAAAGGTGGCCAAAGCGATCGCCCATCATTACAATGCTGGGTTTGTGTTACTCGATGCAGAACGACAAATTGCTCGTGTGGTTTTTCCCCACGCCACAGCTGACTTTGCCCAACAAGAAGGAGACAGCTTAGAAGTTGACTTGCACAGACGGGACTTTACAATAAATGCGATCGCCTATAATCCCCACACGCAAGAAATCATCGATCCTCTACAAGGATATGCAGATTTACAACAGGGCATTTTGCGAATGGTATCACCCGCAAATCTCAAAGATGACCCTTTGCGATTAATGCGAGCTTATCGCCAAGCAGCCCAATTGAATTTTACTATTGAGTCAGCGACCCAAACCACAATTCGTTCTTTAGCATCACATATCAGCACAGTTGCAGCAGAAAGATTTCGGGTAGAAATTGGTTATCTATTGGCAAATGCTCAAGGTACTCCCTGGATAACAACTGCTTGGGAAGATGGTTTACTTACCCCTTTCTTCAAAAACGCCACCCGTGAAAGCTTAAATAAACTAGCAGCTGTTGACAATGCAGCAGTTTTACTCGCCCAAAATTGGCAACAACTAGGAGTGCAACTACAAGCATATGTCCGGGATAGTATCAAAACTACTTGGTTAGCCATTGCTAAACTTGCAAGTCTAGTCAACCCAAATCCAGAATTAGCAGAAATAGAATTACAGGAACTTACCTATAGTCGTGCTGAAGTTCGCGGTGTAACCACTGCTCTAAAATTATCACCCCATCTGAAAGTAGCAAATATGTCCTTGCGAGAACAATATTTTTTGTTCCAAGACGCGGATATTGTGTTTCCTGCCACGGTAGTGCTAGCCGTAGCATTTGATAATTTGGTAGAGGCGATGTCTGGCGACAATCAGCTAAACACAGCAGTTGCTACAACACAGGGAACCCATGCAGCGCGTTGCCTTGTCTTTGCACCTTTAATCAACCGCTACCTCAACCCCGATGATCTGGTCGCTCATCCCACTCCACTAGTAAGCGGGAAAGACCTGATTATAGCACTAGATATTCCCGCTTCGCCAATTGTAGGCAAATTGCTGACAGAAATTGCCATAGCACAAGCTGAGGGGAAAATATCAACACCAACAGACGCGATCGCATTTGCACGGGAGTTAATTGAGGCAAAAATGATGAACTAG
- a CDS encoding IS5 family transposase (programmed frameshift), translating to MSKSYSTNLTQDQWELIEPLIPAPLPGGRPRETNIWEVMNAIFYVLYEGCRWRALPGDFPNWQTVYTYFRNWRKDGTWVRMHDRLREWNRVASERSLSPSHAIVDSQSIKSAAMVSEAVGYDAGKKVKGRKRFVTVDTLGLVLRVLITAASVGEREGGKQVLKKVKQMEPSVWRLHTIWVDAGFDGNPFMQWVMDFCRWIIQVVIRPKEGKKFVLLPKRWVVERTLGWLTWCRRLNKDYELLPETAETFIYIAMIRIMVRRLA from the exons ATGAGTAAATCATACTCTACCAACCTTACCCAAGACCAATGGGAACTTATTGAACCTTTGATTCCAGCACCATTACCTGGCGGTCGTCCAAGAGAAACGAATATTTGGGAGGTGATGAATGCCATTTTTTATGTTCTGTATGAGGGATGTCGGTGGCGAGCATTACCTGGCGACTTTCCAAACTGGCAAACCGTTTACACATACTTTCGTAACTGGCGCAAGGATGGAACGTGGGTAAGAATGCATGACAGATTACGGGAGTGGAATAGGGTTGCTTCGGAGCGATCGCTAAGC CCTAGTCACGCTATTGTGGACAGCCAAAGTATTAAAAGTGCAGCAATGGTGAGTGAAGCAGTTGGTTATGATGCGGGTAAAAAGGTTAAGGGACGCAAACGGTTCGTAACAGTAGATACTTTAGGCTTAGTACTACGGGTATTAATTACTGCGGCTAGTGTGGGTGAGCGTGAAGGTGGTAAACAAGTACTCAAAAAGGTCAAACAAATGGAACCTTCTGTATGGCGTCTACATACAATATGGGTAGATGCTGGTTTTGACGGTAACCCATTCATGCAGTGGGTAATGGATTTCTGCCGTTGGATTATACAGGTAGTTATACGACCAAAGGAAGGCAAGAAGTTTGTATTGTTACCCAAGCGCTGGGTAGTCGAGAGAACCTTGGGTTGGCTAACTTGGTGTCGGAGATTGAACAAAGACTACGAGCTATTACCTGAAACCGCAGAGACATTTATATACATTGCTATGATTCGGATTATGGTGCGGCGATTGGCATAA
- a CDS encoding tetratricopeptide repeat protein: MDSLSINSLLEELKNPDATVREQATRKIWRIWFQQKGIYGLERIDRSQKLLDAGEIPEAETALTELLREQPDFAEAWNRRAFLYYSIGDYQKSLADCQMVVQINPIHFGALHGMGLCYAALGKYSEAIRAFKRALEIQPYSLVNQKLILECTFRLSYDGR; the protein is encoded by the coding sequence ATGGATTCTTTATCTATCAATTCCTTACTTGAAGAGTTGAAAAATCCCGATGCTACAGTCCGCGAACAGGCAACCAGAAAAATCTGGCGAATCTGGTTTCAGCAAAAGGGAATTTATGGGCTGGAAAGAATTGACCGGAGTCAAAAGTTACTTGATGCCGGTGAAATTCCTGAAGCCGAAACAGCACTGACAGAACTTCTCAGAGAACAGCCAGATTTCGCCGAAGCTTGGAATCGCCGGGCTTTCCTCTATTACAGTATTGGTGATTATCAAAAATCTCTGGCAGATTGTCAGATGGTTGTGCAGATAAATCCAATACATTTTGGTGCCCTGCATGGCATGGGTTTGTGTTATGCAGCACTAGGAAAGTATAGTGAAGCTATCCGAGCTTTTAAACGCGCTCTCGAAATTCAACCCTATTCACTGGTGAATCAAAAGTTGATTCTAGAATGTACATTTAGATTGAGTTACGACGGTAGATAG
- a CDS encoding ABC transporter substrate-binding protein, with protein MNPSSPSSTTIHRLTRRNFIQYGSICIASSLITACTVPRLAGSGTQLLMGDAVDFFMGYGIDAVNAVAQGIAKITVAAIFHKNPWCLIAHPNRAIKTLGDLKGKPIYVSASAIFTDITKHARVKVIVQYPRV; from the coding sequence ATGAATCCGTCATCACCCTCATCAACAACAATTCATCGCCTAACTCGCCGCAATTTTATTCAATACGGTTCTATCTGTATTGCTAGCAGCTTGATTACAGCTTGTACAGTCCCCAGGTTGGCAGGCAGTGGTACTCAATTGTTGATGGGGGATGCGGTAGATTTCTTCATGGGTTACGGTATTGATGCCGTGAACGCCGTCGCACAAGGTATTGCTAAAATCACAGTCGCAGCAATTTTTCACAAAAATCCTTGGTGTCTCATTGCTCATCCCAACAGAGCAATTAAAACCCTTGGCGACCTCAAAGGCAAACCAATTTATGTCTCTGCTTCTGCTATTTTTACCGATATAACCAAACACGCAAGAGTGAAAGTAATTGTTCAGTATCCACGGGTTTAG